The following proteins come from a genomic window of Vicinamibacterales bacterium:
- a CDS encoding zinc ribbon domain-containing protein gives MICKHCGTEIADKALVCYRCGHATSEPTVRQGQAAPPRGRGVIVIAALLVLMLSALFMSQAAAGQAPRSVSWVVAGLAVIVLVWRLATRRR, from the coding sequence ATGATCTGTAAGCACTGCGGAACCGAAATCGCAGACAAGGCGCTCGTATGCTACCGCTGTGGACACGCCACGTCCGAGCCGACGGTTCGGCAAGGGCAGGCGGCGCCCCCGCGCGGCCGCGGCGTCATTGTGATCGCGGCCCTGCTGGTCCTCATGCTCTCGGCGCTGTTCATGTCGCAAGCGGCGGCAGGACAGGCTCCGCGGAGCGTATCGTGGGTCGTGGCAGGGCTGGCCGTCATCGTGCTCGTGTGGCGGCTCGCGACGAGAAGGCGGTAG
- a CDS encoding M28 family peptidase — protein MTMRTRNDEGRGRLLSVLVGLAVAVAAMTALEAVAPVFDGARAYSYVRDIVAFGPRPAGSPALESTRHYIKKELATIGVQVTEQAFDADTPLGRIHMVNLIALIPGTSPDRIIFAGHYDTKLYREFRFVGANDAGSSTAFLLEWARVLKARQSRLTMELLFLDGEEAMLPDWGNNDHTYGSRHYVQAARRAGTLATIRAMILVDMIGDRDLRIRRESASTPWLTDTIWAAAKRVGLKDVFVDDTMLIEDDHVPFLNAGVQAVDIIDLEYPPWHTAGDTLDQVSARSLQSVGNVLVDALPDIEKRLATGKPAGKKQAPGSRF, from the coding sequence ATGACGATGAGGACCAGGAACGATGAGGGGCGTGGCCGGCTGCTCTCTGTGCTGGTGGGCCTCGCCGTCGCCGTGGCTGCGATGACCGCGCTCGAGGCGGTCGCACCTGTCTTCGACGGCGCCAGAGCCTACTCGTACGTCCGCGACATCGTCGCCTTCGGCCCGCGGCCGGCCGGGTCTCCCGCCCTCGAATCGACGCGGCACTACATCAAGAAGGAACTGGCGACGATCGGCGTCCAAGTCACCGAGCAGGCCTTCGACGCGGACACGCCGCTCGGCCGCATACACATGGTGAACCTGATCGCTCTCATCCCGGGAACCTCACCCGATCGAATCATCTTCGCCGGACACTACGACACCAAGCTCTACCGCGAATTCCGGTTCGTCGGGGCGAACGATGCGGGCTCGAGCACGGCGTTCCTGCTCGAGTGGGCACGCGTCCTGAAGGCGCGCCAGAGCCGGCTGACGATGGAACTCCTGTTCCTCGACGGCGAAGAGGCCATGCTGCCGGATTGGGGAAACAACGACCACACCTACGGAAGCCGTCACTACGTCCAGGCCGCCCGGCGCGCCGGCACCCTCGCAACCATCCGCGCGATGATCCTCGTGGACATGATTGGCGACCGCGACCTGCGCATCCGTCGCGAATCGGCCTCGACGCCCTGGCTCACCGACACGATCTGGGCGGCCGCCAAGCGCGTTGGCCTGAAGGATGTCTTCGTGGATGACACGATGCTCATCGAGGACGATCACGTGCCGTTCCTCAACGCTGGCGTGCAGGCGGTGGACATCATCGACCTCGAGTATCCGCCGTGGCACACGGCCGGCGACACGCTGGATCAGGTCAGCGCGCGGAGCCTGCAGTCGGTCGGAAACGTGTTGGTGGACGCCCTGCCGGACATCGAGAAACGGCTGGCGACCGGAAAGCCGGCGGGGAAGAAGCAGGCTCCGGGCTCCAGGTTCTAG
- a CDS encoding metal ABC transporter substrate-binding protein, translating to MRRFTGLASLALLVTALSVSTAQAKIIVVATTEDLASIAREIGGDRIDIESLARGYQDPHFVEAKPSFILKLNKADLLIVIGRELEIGWLPPLITQSRNPKIQPGADGHLDASLTVKILELPTGQITRAMGDVHPQGNPHYWLDPGNGRRIAQAIQQKLSARSPADAAYFAQRYADFDRRLAEAEKSWTVEMAPYKGLKIVTYHRSWPNFADRFGLDVIGYVEPRPGIPPSPSHTLELIQEMKRQNVKVMLVEPYFDLKTPNAIARDTGAKVVVMAPSVGGEKEIADYIKLFDYDINLLVTAIKQTGAK from the coding sequence ATGAGGAGATTCACCGGACTTGCGTCGCTCGCGCTGCTGGTCACGGCGCTCTCTGTCTCCACCGCGCAGGCGAAGATCATCGTCGTCGCGACGACCGAGGACCTGGCGTCGATCGCCCGCGAGATCGGCGGCGACCGCATCGACATCGAGAGCCTGGCCCGCGGCTACCAGGACCCGCACTTTGTCGAGGCGAAACCCAGCTTCATCCTGAAGCTCAACAAGGCCGATCTCCTGATCGTCATCGGCCGGGAACTGGAGATTGGCTGGCTGCCTCCGCTCATCACGCAGAGCCGCAATCCAAAGATCCAGCCGGGCGCGGACGGCCACCTCGACGCCTCGCTGACCGTGAAGATTCTCGAGCTGCCCACCGGACAGATCACGCGTGCGATGGGCGACGTCCATCCGCAGGGTAACCCGCACTATTGGCTCGACCCGGGCAACGGACGCCGGATCGCGCAGGCGATTCAGCAGAAGCTGTCGGCGAGGAGCCCGGCCGATGCGGCCTACTTTGCGCAGCGGTACGCCGACTTCGACCGCCGCCTCGCGGAGGCCGAGAAGAGCTGGACCGTCGAGATGGCGCCGTACAAGGGGCTGAAGATTGTCACCTACCATCGGTCGTGGCCGAACTTCGCCGATCGCTTCGGCCTCGACGTCATCGGCTACGTCGAGCCGCGTCCGGGCATTCCGCCCTCGCCGAGCCACACCCTTGAACTGATCCAGGAGATGAAGCGTCAGAACGTGAAGGTGATGCTGGTGGAGCCGTATTTCGACCTGAAGACGCCGAACGCCATCGCCCGCGATACCGGGGCGAAGGTCGTGGTGATGGCGCCGTCGGTGGGAGGCGAGAAGGAGATCGCGGACTACATCAAGCTCTTCGACTACGATATCAATCTGCTGGTGACGGCGATCAAACAGACCGGCGCGAAATAG
- a CDS encoding ATP-binding protein → MHLGFRGKIFLAIFGVASAVLLLVAILLSLSLAGQTSQRIQQGLTSEARLVADVLMKHQATLTADALEIEAQRIGKTLPARVTFIAGDGTVVGDSMVGAEALRSLDNHGTRPEVVQARAAGAGVSERFSQTLQTSMMYVAVRATHPTVAIVRLALPLTDVERQVASVRNLTLLALAAALVGALALAWLSSVLLARRLNAIAAGAKRFASGDLSRPVRDYEHDELGTVARVLDDTVRELASRVAELAQDRARTDAILSGMVEGVLVVNAKGHVQLVNRAARTMLAIDDAAVDGHYLEFVRHPDVAALLTKALEGAEPAGVELSPVRTPDRRLVGRAAPVTAPAARGAVLVLHDITDLRRADQVRRDFVANVSHELRTPLTAIRGYVEALSDEPASVEDRARFLEVIARHVSRMERLVKDLLRLAGLDARQEAVEKTDCPLQALFAGAAADLAPVIQSRRQLVDIQVEPSVATILTDPAKLQDALRNLIENAVNYSPEGRRILLDGRQSDDRAILTVADEGPGIPEADLDRIFERFYRVDKARSRESGGTGLGLSIVKHLVGLLGGRVWATNRPEGGAVFTISLPLR, encoded by the coding sequence ATGCACCTCGGATTCCGCGGAAAGATCTTCCTGGCGATCTTCGGCGTTGCCAGCGCCGTCCTGCTCCTCGTCGCGATCCTCCTTTCCCTTTCGCTGGCCGGTCAAACCTCGCAGCGCATCCAGCAGGGACTCACATCGGAGGCCCGGCTGGTCGCCGACGTGCTGATGAAGCACCAGGCCACGCTGACCGCGGACGCCCTCGAGATCGAAGCGCAACGGATCGGCAAGACACTTCCCGCCCGCGTCACGTTCATTGCCGGCGACGGGACGGTGGTCGGCGATTCCATGGTCGGAGCCGAGGCCCTGCGTTCGCTCGACAATCACGGGACCCGGCCGGAGGTCGTCCAAGCCCGCGCCGCAGGTGCGGGAGTGTCGGAGCGCTTCAGCCAGACCCTCCAGACCAGCATGATGTACGTGGCGGTGCGGGCCACCCATCCAACGGTCGCCATCGTGCGACTGGCGCTGCCGCTGACCGACGTCGAACGGCAGGTGGCGTCGGTGCGGAACCTCACGCTGCTGGCGCTGGCGGCCGCGCTGGTCGGTGCGCTGGCACTGGCCTGGCTCTCGTCCGTGTTGCTGGCGCGACGGCTCAACGCGATCGCGGCGGGTGCCAAACGGTTTGCCTCAGGCGACCTGTCGCGGCCGGTTCGGGACTACGAGCACGACGAACTGGGCACGGTGGCCCGTGTCCTCGACGACACCGTGCGCGAACTGGCAAGCCGTGTCGCGGAACTCGCGCAGGACCGCGCGCGGACTGACGCGATCCTCTCCGGGATGGTGGAAGGCGTGCTGGTGGTCAACGCCAAGGGCCACGTGCAGCTGGTCAACCGCGCGGCGCGGACGATGCTGGCTATCGACGACGCGGCCGTGGACGGGCACTACCTGGAGTTCGTGCGGCATCCGGATGTGGCGGCGCTTCTCACCAAGGCCCTCGAGGGAGCGGAACCTGCCGGCGTCGAACTGTCGCCGGTCCGTACGCCTGACCGGCGCCTGGTCGGCCGCGCGGCCCCCGTCACCGCGCCGGCCGCCAGGGGCGCCGTGCTGGTTCTCCACGACATCACCGACCTGCGCAGGGCCGATCAGGTGCGCCGCGACTTCGTCGCGAACGTTTCGCACGAATTGCGGACGCCATTGACGGCGATCCGCGGCTACGTCGAAGCGTTGTCGGACGAACCGGCCAGCGTGGAGGACCGCGCGCGATTTCTGGAGGTCATCGCCCGTCACGTCAGCCGCATGGAACGCCTCGTGAAGGACCTCCTGCGGCTGGCGGGTCTCGACGCGCGGCAGGAAGCCGTCGAGAAGACCGATTGTCCGCTGCAGGCCTTGTTTGCCGGCGCGGCCGCCGACCTCGCCCCGGTGATCCAGTCGCGCCGACAGTTGGTGGACATCCAGGTCGAACCATCGGTCGCCACCATTTTGACGGACCCGGCCAAGCTGCAGGATGCCTTGCGCAATCTCATAGAGAATGCCGTCAACTACTCGCCCGAGGGCCGCCGGATTCTGCTCGACGGCAGGCAGAGCGACGACCGTGCGATACTGACCGTCGCGGACGAGGGGCCTGGCATTCCCGAGGCCGATCTCGATCGAATCTTCGAGCGCTTCTACCGCGTGGACAAGGCCCGCTCGCGCGAATCGGGCGGCACGGGGCTCGGGTTGTCCATCGTCAAGCACCTCGTCGGTCTGCTGGGGGGCCGCGTGTGGGCGACGAATCGTCCTGAGGGCGGCGCCGTCTTCACCATCAGCCTTCCGCTTCGTTGA
- the pstB gene encoding phosphate ABC transporter ATP-binding protein PstB — protein MSGFRRSDEPAWPAAANQLRISVRQTSFFYGAKQALFDISLDIRTNLVTAFIGPSGCGKSTLLRTFNRLNDTIPGTRLAGTVELDGENIYGPATDVVDLRRRVGMVFQKSNPFPKSIFDNVAYGIRVNGLASGRSDLEGRVEESLKAAALWDEVKDRLRESALSLSGGQQQRVCIARALAVQPEVLLMDEPASALDPIATQRIEELIYQLKNDYTIVIVTHNMQQAARVSDYTAFFWLGRLVEFERTEKLFTAPGERLTEDYVTGRFG, from the coding sequence ATGAGCGGGTTCAGACGCTCGGACGAGCCGGCTTGGCCGGCGGCAGCCAATCAGCTTCGGATCTCCGTCCGGCAGACCAGCTTCTTCTACGGCGCCAAGCAGGCGCTCTTCGACATCTCGCTCGACATCCGAACGAATCTGGTCACGGCGTTCATTGGCCCGTCGGGCTGCGGCAAGAGCACGCTCCTGCGGACCTTCAACAGGTTGAACGACACGATCCCCGGGACGCGGCTCGCGGGCACGGTCGAGCTCGACGGCGAGAACATCTATGGGCCGGCGACCGACGTCGTCGACCTCCGGCGCCGTGTGGGGATGGTGTTCCAGAAGTCGAATCCCTTTCCGAAGTCGATCTTCGACAACGTGGCGTACGGCATCCGCGTGAACGGGTTGGCGTCCGGGCGGTCAGACCTCGAGGGCCGGGTCGAAGAGAGCCTCAAGGCCGCGGCGCTCTGGGACGAGGTGAAGGACCGCCTGCGCGAATCTGCCCTGTCGCTGTCCGGTGGTCAGCAGCAGCGCGTGTGCATTGCGCGGGCGCTCGCGGTGCAGCCCGAGGTGCTGCTCATGGACGAACCAGCCTCGGCGCTCGACCCGATTGCCACGCAGCGCATCGAGGAACTCATCTACCAGCTCAAGAACGACTACACGATCGTCATCGTCACGCACAACATGCAGCAGGCGGCGCGCGTGTCGGATTACACGGCGTTCTTCTGGCTCGGGCGGCTCGTGGAATTCGAGAGGACCGAGAAACTGTTCACGGCGCCCGGTGAGAGACTGACGGAAGACTACGTCACCGGCCGATTTGGCTGA
- a CDS encoding SpoIIE family protein phosphatase, giving the protein MSDARLEINDEAGRRTVPIEKDAFTIGRRTGNDLRLVGADISREHAEIARGGDGYLIRDRQSRFGTFVNNEQVAERALMHGDLIRLGQSGGVEMVFLSEAMAQTMVLEASAERTATSAGGELRQVATLLEGLRALGSARVLDEVLALVIDSAIDLSGAERGFIMLADAQGSLEFKLARARGHITLSGGTFETSRKIPEEVFTTGSVRMMADLLDGDLPAVHTGTIALGIRHVFCMPLRLVRYVDQADASAEEKRIGVLYLDSRERGTLASMAVRGALETLATEAAVAIENARLYREAMEKARMEHELRIAAEIQQALLPPPCWSAAHFAAVGRTVPCRAIGGDFFEYLTLADGSSGFVVADVSGKGAPAALLTAVIQGVLVTQTSYGGGPAAALARVNEVLIRRAIGSRFVTMFYAALTSDGRLTCCNAGHNPPFLISGSSVRRLSVGGLICGLFEHATYEEETVTLAPGDCLVIFSDGISEALNAAGEEFGDDRILACLTRGAGRGAAEMLDDLVATVKAFAAGTMQNDDMTAVVVRYGATG; this is encoded by the coding sequence ATGTCTGATGCTCGGCTCGAGATCAATGACGAAGCCGGACGGCGGACCGTGCCGATCGAGAAGGACGCCTTCACGATCGGCCGGCGTACGGGCAACGACCTTCGTTTGGTTGGAGCCGACATCTCGCGGGAACATGCCGAGATTGCGCGTGGCGGTGATGGCTACCTCATTCGGGACCGGCAGTCGCGCTTCGGAACGTTCGTCAACAACGAGCAGGTGGCCGAGCGGGCGCTGATGCACGGCGATTTGATCCGCCTCGGGCAGAGCGGCGGCGTCGAGATGGTGTTCCTGTCCGAAGCCATGGCGCAGACCATGGTTCTGGAGGCCTCGGCCGAACGCACCGCGACCTCGGCTGGAGGTGAACTGCGCCAGGTGGCCACGCTGCTCGAGGGGCTGCGCGCACTCGGATCGGCCCGCGTCCTCGACGAGGTGCTCGCGCTCGTCATCGACTCGGCCATCGATCTGAGCGGAGCCGAGCGCGGGTTCATCATGCTGGCCGATGCGCAGGGAAGCCTCGAGTTCAAGCTCGCCCGCGCGCGCGGCCACATCACGCTCTCCGGCGGGACGTTCGAAACCAGCCGCAAGATCCCGGAAGAGGTCTTCACGACCGGGTCCGTGCGCATGATGGCCGACCTCCTCGACGGCGACCTCCCGGCCGTCCACACCGGCACGATCGCACTGGGGATCCGTCACGTGTTCTGCATGCCGCTGCGGTTGGTCCGCTACGTCGACCAAGCCGATGCGTCGGCGGAGGAGAAGCGGATCGGCGTGCTGTATCTCGACAGCCGCGAACGGGGAACGCTGGCTTCGATGGCCGTGCGCGGCGCGCTGGAGACGCTCGCGACCGAGGCCGCGGTCGCGATTGAGAACGCGCGGCTCTATCGGGAGGCGATGGAGAAGGCGCGGATGGAGCACGAGCTGCGCATCGCGGCCGAGATCCAGCAAGCCCTGCTTCCGCCGCCCTGCTGGTCGGCCGCACACTTCGCGGCCGTCGGGCGCACGGTGCCTTGCCGGGCCATCGGCGGCGACTTCTTCGAGTATCTGACGCTCGCGGACGGGTCGTCGGGCTTCGTCGTGGCGGACGTCTCCGGCAAGGGCGCGCCTGCGGCGCTGCTCACGGCGGTCATCCAGGGCGTGCTCGTCACGCAGACGTCGTACGGGGGCGGTCCCGCGGCCGCGCTGGCGCGGGTCAACGAGGTGCTCATCCGTCGCGCGATCGGTTCTCGCTTCGTCACGATGTTCTATGCCGCGCTGACGAGCGATGGCCGGTTGACCTGCTGCAATGCCGGGCACAACCCGCCCTTTCTGATCAGCGGCTCGTCGGTGCGCCGGTTGTCGGTCGGGGGGCTCATCTGCGGCCTGTTCGAGCACGCGACGTACGAAGAGGAGACGGTGACGCTCGCGCCGGGCGATTGCCTCGTGATATTCAGCGACGGAATTTCCGAGGCGTTGAACGCGGCCGGCGAGGAGTTCGGCGACGATCGCATCCTGGCGTGCCTGACCCGCGGCGCGGGGCGCGGCGCGGCGGAGATGCTCGACGACCTCGTCGCCACGGTCAAGGCGTTCGCGGCGGGTACGATGCAAAATGACGACATGACCGCCGTCGTCGTTCGGTACGGAGCGACCGGATGA
- a CDS encoding glucose-1-phosphate adenylyltransferase — protein MMKHVLALILGGGRGARLFPLTHLRSKPAVPIAGKYRLIDVPISNCLHADIRRIYVLTQFNSASLNRHIAETYRMDLFSRGFVEILAAEQTPDNPNWFQGTADAVRQAARHFIYHDAEYYLILAGDHLYRMDYAAMIEEHVERRADVTIAAQPITSDDAPAMGIFRFDTNGQIVGFEEKPNAERLRAIGASVPSGSRFLAPSADKPFIASMGIYVFTRDVLLDALERHPGVDFGHEIIPAALDNRRVNAYLFRDYWQDVGTVPSFYDANIMLTRPRAPFNFYDPRRPVFTRPRFLPGSRLNHCTVNEAVVAEGCYMDQCTVEQSVVGIRTRVGRNCEITRSVLLGADFYEKDDDAPLHDGGPELGIGADSVLDRVIVDKNARIGAGVRLTNEAGVQQADGAGYYIRNGIIIVPKWGVVPAGTVA, from the coding sequence ATGATGAAACACGTCCTCGCACTCATACTCGGCGGCGGCCGCGGCGCCCGCCTGTTTCCTCTCACGCACCTCCGATCCAAACCGGCCGTCCCGATCGCCGGCAAATACCGGCTGATCGACGTACCGATCAGCAACTGCCTCCACGCCGACATCCGGCGCATCTACGTGCTGACGCAGTTCAACTCCGCGTCGCTCAATCGCCACATCGCCGAGACCTACCGCATGGACCTGTTCTCGCGCGGCTTCGTCGAGATCCTCGCCGCCGAGCAGACGCCCGACAACCCGAACTGGTTCCAGGGCACGGCCGACGCGGTCCGCCAAGCCGCGCGACACTTCATCTACCACGATGCCGAGTACTACCTGATCCTCGCCGGCGACCATCTCTACCGCATGGACTACGCGGCGATGATCGAGGAGCACGTGGAGCGGCGCGCGGACGTGACGATCGCGGCGCAGCCGATCACGTCCGACGACGCGCCCGCGATGGGGATCTTCCGCTTCGACACGAATGGCCAGATCGTCGGGTTCGAGGAGAAGCCGAACGCGGAGCGTCTTCGAGCCATCGGAGCCAGCGTGCCGTCCGGCTCGAGGTTCCTGGCGCCGTCGGCGGACAAGCCGTTCATTGCCTCGATGGGCATCTACGTCTTCACTCGCGACGTCCTGCTCGACGCCCTGGAGCGGCATCCCGGCGTGGATTTCGGCCACGAGATCATTCCGGCCGCGCTCGACAACCGGCGCGTGAACGCGTACCTGTTCCGCGACTACTGGCAGGACGTCGGAACCGTGCCGTCGTTCTACGACGCGAACATCATGCTGACGCGACCGCGCGCGCCCTTCAACTTCTACGACCCGCGACGCCCGGTCTTCACGCGGCCGCGTTTCCTGCCCGGGTCGCGCCTGAACCACTGCACGGTCAATGAAGCCGTGGTCGCCGAAGGCTGCTACATGGACCAGTGCACGGTCGAGCAGTCGGTGGTCGGCATCCGCACGCGGGTCGGCCGGAACTGCGAGATCACCCGCTCGGTCCTGCTCGGTGCCGACTTCTACGAGAAGGACGATGATGCGCCACTTCACGACGGCGGGCCCGAGCTGGGCATCGGGGCCGATTCCGTGCTCGATCGGGTCATCGTGGACAAGAACGCCCGTATCGGCGCCGGCGTCCGCCTCACGAACGAGGCCGGCGTGCAGCAGGCAGACGGCGCCGGCTACTACATCCGCAACGGCATCATCATCGTCCCCAAGTGGGGCGTCGTGCCGGCGGGAACGGTGGCATAG
- a CDS encoding response regulator transcription factor, protein MSHILIVEDDHDIAELIRHYLVRAGHTAEVLTSGTDVLPRVRTRRPDLMVLDLMLPGLHGLEICQALRRQSATADLPIIVVTARAEESDRVSGLELGADDYLTKPFSPKELVARVAALLRRANRAAGTNGLRSSCGPISIDRERHVVTDAGREVTLTAKEFLLLEYFVQHPGRVLSRDRLLQEVWGYQYTGGTRTVDVHVRRLREKIPLLTDALVTVKQFGYKLVDPAAKGDD, encoded by the coding sequence GTGAGCCACATTCTCATCGTCGAAGACGACCACGACATCGCTGAGTTGATTCGTCACTACCTGGTCAGGGCCGGGCACACGGCGGAGGTGCTGACTTCGGGCACCGATGTCCTGCCGCGCGTCCGAACCCGGCGCCCGGATCTCATGGTGTTGGATCTCATGCTCCCGGGCCTTCACGGGCTCGAGATCTGCCAGGCCCTGCGTCGCCAGTCGGCCACGGCCGATCTTCCGATTATCGTCGTCACAGCCCGGGCCGAGGAATCCGATCGGGTCTCCGGACTGGAATTGGGCGCGGACGACTACCTGACGAAGCCGTTCAGCCCGAAGGAACTCGTGGCCCGGGTCGCCGCGCTGCTCCGTCGTGCCAACCGCGCGGCCGGCACGAATGGCCTGCGGTCGAGTTGCGGCCCGATCTCGATCGACCGGGAGCGTCACGTTGTCACCGACGCGGGGCGTGAGGTGACACTCACGGCCAAGGAGTTCCTGCTGCTCGAGTACTTCGTCCAGCATCCCGGACGGGTCCTGTCACGCGACCGCCTTCTCCAGGAGGTCTGGGGCTATCAATACACGGGCGGCACGCGAACCGTCGACGTCCATGTACGCCGGCTCCGGGAGAAGATTCCGCTCCTGACGGACGCGCTCGTCACCGTCAAGCAGTTCGGGTACAAGCTGGTCGATCCGGCCGCGAAAGGCGACGACTAG
- a CDS encoding metal ABC transporter permease codes for MDLTILQFLAAPFVASLILTGIHAYLGVHVVERGVIFVDLSLAQIAALGATIALLMPASGSDPHSPFVYWVSLGFTFIGAAVFSTIRGHRARIPQEAIIGICYAVASAAAILAMSKATSESEHLKDMLVGNILAVSWGEVAKTALLYGAVGLFHFVFRRKFLAISMNHGQKAIAGMSVRFWDFLFYASFGFVVTSSVSIAGVLLVFCYLIVPSVAAMLFAERIGRRLAIGWTMGTVVSAVGVYLSLKLDLPTGATIVCTFGLVLILMAIVRLFVRPRTGGDPPRPVVAAGLTPSPNGLGDTGRAR; via the coding sequence ATGGACCTGACGATTCTCCAGTTCCTGGCGGCTCCGTTCGTCGCGAGCCTGATCCTCACGGGGATCCACGCGTACCTCGGCGTGCACGTCGTCGAGCGCGGCGTGATCTTCGTGGATCTGTCGCTGGCGCAGATTGCCGCGTTGGGGGCGACGATCGCCCTGCTGATGCCCGCGAGCGGCAGTGACCCGCACTCGCCGTTCGTCTACTGGGTCAGCCTGGGATTCACCTTCATCGGCGCGGCGGTCTTTTCGACGATTCGTGGACACCGCGCCCGCATTCCGCAGGAAGCGATCATCGGCATCTGCTACGCCGTGGCGTCGGCGGCGGCGATTCTGGCGATGAGCAAGGCGACCTCGGAAAGCGAGCACCTGAAGGACATGCTCGTCGGCAACATCCTGGCGGTGTCGTGGGGAGAGGTGGCGAAGACGGCGCTCCTGTACGGAGCTGTCGGCCTGTTCCACTTCGTCTTCCGCCGGAAGTTCCTGGCCATCTCGATGAACCACGGTCAGAAGGCGATCGCGGGCATGTCGGTGCGGTTCTGGGACTTCCTCTTCTACGCGTCCTTCGGCTTCGTCGTGACGTCTTCCGTTTCGATTGCAGGCGTTCTGCTCGTCTTCTGCTATCTTATCGTGCCATCGGTTGCCGCCATGCTCTTCGCGGAGCGCATCGGCCGGCGCCTGGCTATCGGGTGGACGATGGGGACCGTCGTCTCGGCGGTTGGCGTGTACCTGTCGCTCAAGCTCGACCTGCCGACCGGCGCGACCATCGTGTGCACGTTCGGCCTGGTTCTGATACTGATGGCCATCGTGCGGCTGTTCGTGCGGCCGCGGACAGGCGGCGACCCGCCACGGCCAGTCGTGGCCGCGGGCCTCACGCCTTCGCCGAACGGCCTCGGCGATACTGGCCGTGCCCGTTAG
- the phoU gene encoding phosphate signaling complex protein PhoU produces the protein MESRENVRHFQEALEQLTTRLLAMGGLAEERVQAAISALVDRDSARVSGVIGGDEPVNQLHLDIDNRAFKLLALHQPVASDLRAIVAALKINTDLERVGDMAVNIAEAAERYLAGPPVKPLLDLPRMADYAQGMLRDSLDAFVKKDTRLAQTVLDRDDVLDNLKMQIFRELLTYMLQDPSKITGSLELILISRHLERIGDHATNIAEDVIFMVSAKDVRHTTPEP, from the coding sequence ATGGAATCGCGCGAGAACGTCCGCCACTTCCAGGAAGCGCTCGAGCAACTCACCACCCGGCTGCTGGCGATGGGGGGCCTGGCCGAGGAGCGGGTGCAGGCAGCCATTTCCGCGCTCGTCGATCGAGATTCGGCACGAGTCTCGGGCGTCATCGGCGGCGACGAGCCGGTGAACCAGTTGCACCTGGACATCGACAACCGCGCGTTCAAGCTGCTCGCCCTTCACCAACCCGTCGCGTCGGATCTTCGGGCCATCGTGGCCGCGTTGAAGATCAACACGGACCTCGAACGGGTCGGCGACATGGCGGTCAACATCGCGGAGGCCGCGGAACGCTACCTGGCCGGACCGCCCGTCAAACCGCTGCTGGACCTGCCCCGCATGGCCGACTACGCGCAGGGCATGCTCCGCGATTCGCTCGACGCGTTTGTCAAGAAAGACACGCGGCTGGCCCAGACCGTCCTCGATCGCGACGACGTGCTCGACAACCTCAAGATGCAGATCTTCCGCGAACTGCTCACCTACATGCTGCAGGACCCGTCGAAGATCACAGGGTCGCTCGAACTCATCCTCATCTCGCGCCACCTCGAACGGATCGGAGACCACGCCACCAACATCGCCGAAGACGTCATCTTCATGGTGTCCGCGAAAGACGTTCGTCACACGACCCCCGAACCCTGA